In Ruminococcaceae bacterium BL-4, one DNA window encodes the following:
- a CDS encoding membrane protein of unknown function (Evidence 5 : Unknown function) gives MAINEKHLEFLQNNISRMNQCSFQMKGWAITIVSALLAMFASTIDKVTPGNKMFIFVAIAPTILFWILDSLYLSNERKLIAIYNDAAEITDIPKRIKVKNYEIPLKKYKGWQYSLIKAMLSPSELALYGLIIIGLALFGSFYK, from the coding sequence ATGGCTATTAACGAAAAGCATTTGGAATTCCTTCAAAACAATATATCAAGAATGAATCAATGCTCATTTCAAATGAAAGGTTGGGCGATAACTATTGTATCTGCACTCTTAGCTATGTTTGCATCGACTATCGACAAAGTGACACCTGGAAATAAAATGTTTATATTTGTAGCTATTGCTCCAACTATATTATTTTGGATTTTGGATTCTCTGTATTTATCAAATGAGCGAAAATTGATTGCGATATACAATGATGCTGCAGAAATAACAGACATACCGAAAAGAATAAAAGTCAAAAACTATGAGATTCCTTTAAAGAAGTATAAAGGCTGGCAATATTCGCTTATTAAAGCAATGCTATCCCCTTCGGAACTTGCTTTATATGGATTGATTATTATTGGACTTGCTTTATTTGGATCATTTTATAAATAA
- a CDS encoding protein of unknown function (Evidence 5 : Unknown function), with protein sequence MSNCVIEIMLNHDELLYKVFHFMGIKSIINAIKNSCYSS encoded by the coding sequence ATGTCTAATTGTGTTATTGAAATCATGTTGAATCATGACGAACTTTTGTATAAAGTGTTCCATTTTATGGGAATTAAGAGTATTATTAACGCAATAAAAAATTCATGTTATAGTAGTTAG
- a CDS encoding protein of unknown function (Evidence 5 : Unknown function), with protein sequence MLLHVARVIYYKNNDFISALHKFNWNWTNEMNVHIFSQCMVAEQRMLHLHFVQGFQIPQWA encoded by the coding sequence ATGCTTTTACATGTCGCAAGGGTAATCTATTATAAGAATAACGACTTTATTTCAGCCCTTCATAAATTTAATTGGAACTGGACTAATGAGATGAATGTTCACATTTTTTCACAATGTATGGTTGCAGAACAGCGAATGCTCCATTTGCATTTTGTACAAGGGTTTCAAATTCCTCAATGGGCTTAA
- a CDS encoding protein of unknown function (Evidence 5 : Unknown function): MGLTNRSVGINAVDSGLKIQKHTPLDRVIALAGNPNVGKSTVFNGLTGMNQHTGNWPGKTVTNAQGYCGTKKHSYVMVDIPGTYSLMAHSAEEEVARNFICFGDPDAVVVVCDATCLERNLNLVLQTMEISSKVVVCVNLMDEAKKKNIRIDLKMLQKRLGVPIVSTVARKKNSLQKLMNTLDNVVDGKLSASPLKVTYSEDIEEAVAMIEPLLQKKLNGKLNSRWLSLKLLDTDVSLMKEIDSYLGEDFLKDPTLFAGVMRAKSFLKEKGFSKDGLKDQMVSSLVTAAENVCRGAVTYEKEKYSAFDRRLDRILTSKMTGYPIMLVLLALIFWITITGANYPSELLSNGLFWVQDRLTDFFRSINAPEWFYGALVFGVYRVLAWVVSVMLPPMAIFFPLFTLLEDAGYLPRVAYNLDKPFKRCCACGKQALTMCIESINLYYKSVKYIHI; encoded by the coding sequence GGTGATTGCGCTGGCGGGAAATCCGAATGTGGGGAAGAGTACCGTCTTTAATGGACTTACAGGCATGAATCAGCATACTGGAAACTGGCCGGGAAAAACGGTCACCAATGCGCAGGGATATTGTGGAACAAAAAAACATTCTTATGTGATGGTGGATATTCCGGGGACCTATTCTCTGATGGCGCATTCTGCAGAAGAAGAAGTTGCCAGAAATTTTATCTGCTTTGGAGATCCCGATGCGGTGGTCGTTGTTTGTGACGCGACTTGCCTGGAACGTAATCTTAATCTGGTTTTACAGACAATGGAGATTTCTTCAAAAGTAGTTGTGTGCGTCAATTTGATGGACGAAGCCAAGAAAAAGAACATTCGAATCGATTTAAAAATGCTTCAAAAGCGTTTGGGAGTTCCGATTGTCAGTACCGTAGCCAGAAAGAAAAACAGTCTACAAAAGCTAATGAATACTTTGGATAATGTAGTTGATGGGAAACTTTCAGCTTCTCCGCTAAAAGTTACTTATTCAGAAGATATTGAAGAAGCAGTTGCGATGATAGAGCCGCTGCTCCAAAAAAAATTAAATGGAAAGTTAAATAGTCGGTGGCTTAGCTTAAAACTGCTTGACACAGACGTATCTTTAATGAAGGAAATTGATTCTTATTTAGGAGAAGATTTTCTTAAGGACCCAACTCTTTTTGCAGGTGTTATGCGGGCAAAAAGTTTCCTTAAGGAAAAAGGGTTCAGCAAAGATGGGCTAAAAGATCAGATGGTTTCTTCTTTGGTAACTGCTGCCGAAAATGTATGCCGCGGCGCGGTTACATATGAGAAGGAAAAATACAGCGCATTTGATCGTCGACTGGATCGGATTCTTACAAGTAAAATGACAGGATATCCAATTATGCTTGTACTTTTGGCTTTGATTTTTTGGATTACGATTACAGGTGCTAATTACCCATCTGAACTTTTGTCAAATGGCTTATTTTGGGTACAGGATCGCCTGACAGATTTCTTTCGCTCCATCAATGCGCCGGAATGGTTTTATGGAGCACTGGTGTTTGGAGTTTATCGGGTGCTCGCATGGGTGGTTTCAGTGATGCTTCCACCAATGGCAATCTTTTTCCCGTTGTTTACGCTTTTAGAAGATGCCGGGTATTTGCCTAGAGTGGCGTATAATCTCGATAAGCCGTTTAAGCGCTGTTGTGCGTGTGGGAAACAAGCACTTACAATGTGCATAGAGAGTATAAATTTGTACTATAAAAGCGTGAAATATATTCACATATGA
- a CDS encoding conserved protein of unknown function (Evidence 4 : Unknown function but conserved in other organisms): MYSKFNYTPGPLYNPEINGHLEKGSGLYSDASEKARKCLEDFIYKNGDINGSALQAHWFKSIDADVFISHSHNDINKAKALSGWLFDTFGLKSFIDSCVWGYCNDLLQQIDDKYCKNSDEKTYNYQLRNYTTSHVHIMLSTALTEMIDKTECILFINTPESITLGNEIHDIKEKGAETNSPWIYHELAMTTMVQQTEPVRKRQISESKFEASSKIPTFDYHVEKYLRNMTSLSDYDLNNWKIYCQKNNLHENHSLDGLYLIKGFIKKT, translated from the coding sequence ATGTATTCAAAATTTAATTATACGCCTGGGCCTTTGTACAACCCTGAAATTAATGGACATTTGGAAAAAGGATCTGGTTTATATTCTGATGCGAGTGAAAAAGCAAGAAAATGTTTAGAAGACTTTATTTATAAAAATGGAGATATAAATGGGTCGGCGTTGCAAGCACATTGGTTCAAATCAATAGATGCGGATGTTTTTATTTCTCATTCGCATAATGATATTAATAAAGCTAAAGCATTATCGGGCTGGTTGTTCGATACGTTTGGACTAAAAAGCTTTATCGATTCATGTGTATGGGGATATTGCAATGACCTGTTGCAACAAATCGATGATAAATATTGTAAGAATTCAGATGAAAAAACATATAATTATCAGCTGAGAAATTATACGACAAGTCATGTACATATCATGCTATCTACCGCGTTAACAGAAATGATCGATAAAACAGAATGTATTTTGTTCATTAATACTCCAGAATCAATCACACTAGGAAATGAGATTCACGATATTAAAGAGAAGGGTGCAGAAACAAACTCTCCATGGATATACCATGAATTAGCAATGACAACAATGGTTCAGCAAACTGAGCCCGTGAGAAAACGACAGATAAGTGAGTCTAAATTTGAGGCATCCAGTAAAATCCCCACTTTCGATTATCATGTTGAAAAGTATCTGCGAAATATGACTTCATTATCTGATTATGACCTTAATAATTGGAAAATTTATTGCCAAAAGAATAATTTACATGAAAATCATTCTTTAGATGGATTATATTTAATAAAGGGATTCATCAAAAAAACATAA